In Verrucomicrobiia bacterium, the following proteins share a genomic window:
- the modC gene encoding molybdenum ABC transporter ATP-binding protein: protein MGLLLKNVSLPLTPFLLEVDAELKGRMTVIFGPSGSGKTSLLDLVAGLRPARSALIQLDNRVLLDTSRGISVPTRRRGMGYVPQDLALFPHLSVRQNLLYGSKPSAEGSRLFSFEHVLEVLDIQPLVQRGVRELSGGEKQRVALARALLASPRLLLLDEPLASLDLGLKMRIIPYLGRIRDEFGIPMLYVTHDRHELLALADEMVVLVNGKVAQTGPVREVLSRPASLAVAGLLTVETIQQGRIVKTGDELVTVAVGPVLLNSTERTLPANIVEVYVCIRAEDVVLVKGGNSPSSARNRLGATIQSLAHEGAHMRVELDCGFRLTAMLTKQACEEMALKPGEAVMALVKAPHIHLIPR, encoded by the coding sequence ATGGGCCTGCTGCTCAAAAACGTTTCCCTGCCGCTCACGCCATTCTTGCTGGAAGTGGATGCCGAACTGAAGGGTCGTATGACTGTCATTTTTGGCCCCTCGGGCTCAGGCAAGACCTCGTTGCTCGACCTGGTGGCTGGCCTGCGCCCGGCCCGCTCTGCGCTCATTCAACTCGACAACCGGGTGCTCCTGGATACCTCGCGGGGCATCTCGGTGCCGACACGCCGCCGTGGCATGGGCTATGTCCCTCAAGACCTGGCGCTGTTCCCGCACCTTTCTGTTCGGCAAAATCTACTCTATGGCTCCAAGCCCAGCGCTGAAGGCAGCCGTCTATTCTCCTTTGAGCACGTGCTTGAGGTTCTGGACATTCAGCCTCTTGTCCAACGCGGTGTCAGGGAACTTTCCGGGGGCGAGAAACAGCGTGTGGCCTTGGCGCGCGCGTTGCTGGCGTCGCCGCGGTTGCTGCTGCTGGACGAACCGCTGGCCAGCCTCGATCTCGGTTTGAAAATGCGGATCATTCCCTACCTGGGTCGCATCCGCGACGAGTTCGGCATCCCGATGCTTTACGTGACGCACGACCGCCACGAACTGCTGGCGTTGGCCGATGAAATGGTCGTTTTAGTTAACGGCAAGGTGGCACAAACCGGCCCTGTGCGGGAAGTGTTAAGCCGTCCGGCCAGCCTTGCCGTCGCGGGCCTGCTCACAGTGGAAACCATCCAACAGGGGCGCATCGTTAAAACGGGGGACGAACTGGTGACAGTGGCCGTCGGTCCGGTTTTGCTGAACTCGACAGAGCGAACGCTGCCGGCGAACATAGTTGAAGTTTATGTCTGCATCCGTGCCGAGGATGTGGTTCTGGTGAAAGGGGGCAACAGCCCAAGCAGCGCGCGCAATCGTTTGGGCGCAACCATACAATCTCTTGCCCACGAAGGCGCGCATATGCGGGTAGAACTGGACTGCGGGTTTAGACTCACAGCGATGCTGACCAAGCAAGCTTGCGAAGAAATGGCGTTGAAGCCCGGCGAGGCCGTCATGGCCCTGGTGAAAGCGCCCCATATTCATTTGATTCCCCGATAG
- the modB gene encoding molybdate ABC transporter permease subunit — METGEWQLVWFTIWVSILSTVLILPFGLGISWLLARRQWPGKSLVETIISLPLVMPPVATGLILLKFLGRRGPVGGFLHTHFDFDIVFTWRAVLVALCVMSFPLLVLLARTAFEEVNPRLEEIARTLGAGNIRVFCTITLPLAARGIAGGMLLAFARALGEFGATIMVAGNIPGRTSTLSLAIFKSVQLGHDANAFRLLGVSVGLAFTAVWASEWLIRRKKR, encoded by the coding sequence ATGGAAACTGGCGAATGGCAGCTTGTGTGGTTCACCATTTGGGTTTCCATTCTCAGCACAGTGCTGATCCTCCCCTTTGGGTTGGGCATAAGCTGGCTGCTCGCGCGCCGGCAATGGCCGGGTAAATCCCTCGTCGAGACCATTATATCCCTCCCGCTGGTCATGCCGCCGGTGGCCACAGGGCTCATTCTGCTGAAATTCCTTGGGCGCCGCGGGCCGGTTGGTGGTTTTTTGCACACTCATTTTGACTTTGATATCGTCTTTACCTGGCGAGCGGTGCTGGTGGCTTTATGCGTCATGTCATTCCCCTTGTTGGTGCTGTTGGCGCGGACCGCTTTCGAGGAGGTCAATCCACGGCTGGAAGAGATAGCCCGCACCCTTGGGGCTGGAAACATTCGGGTATTCTGCACGATTACTTTGCCGCTGGCAGCGCGCGGGATTGCAGGGGGAATGCTGCTGGCATTTGCGCGGGCTCTGGGCGAGTTCGGCGCTACAATCATGGTTGCAGGCAATATCCCTGGCCGCACTTCCACGCTTTCGCTGGCCATTTTTAAATCCGTGCAACTGGGCCATGACGCCAATGCCTTTCGTTTGCTCGGCGTCTCGGTTGGGCTGGCGTTTACAGCGGTGTGGGCAAGCGAATGGCTCATACGAAGAAAAAAGCGCTGA